Part of the Montipora foliosa isolate CH-2021 chromosome 13, ASM3666993v2, whole genome shotgun sequence genome is shown below.
TAGTCAAAGCCACCAGCATCAAGTATGTCCAGGAATTTCATAGCATTAGCATCTGGGCACTATCCGAAACTACTGGAACTACTGGAAAGTCACAGCTGCCTGGTCTGCTCCTACGTGGTAAATTTGATGGTCGTCTGCATACATAGACAAGTTCGCTGTTAGGCAGTAGGATAGGTCATTGGAAAACATTCCATAAACAACGGGCCAAGCGCGGAACCCTGAGGACAGCCACGACTCACGTAACGGCTCGAACTAACATAACGGCCGATCTTTACTTGACATTTCCGATCATTTAAATAGCTGTTTAAAAGTTGAATAGCGCTTTCCTGAAAACCGTACGCTTCAAGCTTGCTCAGAAGTAGTGGTGGGTGTAACGAGTCAAATGCCTTTGACATGTCTGTTGAAAGTATGCTCACGACCTGTCTTTGATCCCTCGCGAGTCTCCAATCTTCTACTAAATTGATCAATGTTGTTTCGCAGCTGTGAGCTTTGCGATAGGTGGATGAGTTTTGGTAAATGCAATTACCAAAGCCAGAGTTGATCTGCGCTCCAACCAACTTCTCAAGAACTTTGCTTACACATGTCACACTTACACTGTCACGGTCAAtccaacatcgattgcgacaacattgttctcgcttttgaaaggttttaaggtttcataaccagtccctcgattaactatgcttACAACTATACAGTTACACACTTTACTGTCAAACTATATTATATACTGTTTTCAAGGATTGATTCTACACAACTGTTTTATGTAACCGCAATGTTATgttaccatatgaaacaccactTTTTGCTCAACAAAATGCAATTATTATCGTGACATAATAGGTTGCCATAGCAACAGAGGAGCCATCTAAATACTCCCTATGTTTTGTCTTAAAACGCTTAATTTGACCGGTGATAATTTTCCTTTGCATTCCTGTCATCCTTTTTATATACTGGGGCCCAATGCCCACACTTCCATTTACTAGGCCACGCATTCTTGTTAATACAAGAATTGAACAAGGTGGTTAGTGGAGCGGATAATCCATTAGCACCTATTTTTAAGGCCTTTGAAGGTGTGCCATCAGAGCCGGTGGCCTTGTTTATATTCAGCGAATCGAGAGCTGCAAGGACCTGTCCCTGTGTAACTGGTTCGATTTTAATGGTCTGAGTGGAATTCCTATTTTCGTATTGAATCCTCTGAACACAAGGATCAGGTCTCTAAAGTCCTCTATTGCCTTTCTTTCAGTCGCTGTGCCACCGATGCCATCCGCCAAGGTAGCAAAATGCTCAACCAATTCCTCAGCCTCTTGTTGTTGGCTTTGCGTCGTAATTCCCAGTTTTCTGGCGTTTTGTTTTGCATGTACTTGTCGTTTGCTTTGCGTTTTGCTCTAATGGTTCTTTTCCAATGAGACGTCATGTAGGGCACGTCTTTGTCACCCACACGCATTTTTTTCACAGATGCCACTTCATCCTATTGTTCATAAGTGCATTCCACACGTAAGCTTCATCATCGACGTCATCAAACAATTGTCCAACATGCCGTGGAGCAGAGGACAAAAGGTGTTTATAATGTTCAGGGTCAAAGTTCTTGTAGGTCCTAAATGTGATGACCTTTGGTTTGTTGTGATTTACTTTCTGCTTCAGGACACCGTAAACAAGGTCAAAATATCCTGTGTTGAAGTTGTATCTAAATCAATATTGATTGTTGCATACAAATATACATTGTTGAATTTTGCAAACAAGCAACAAACGGCCAACCAGAATACACAAGTGAAAGATGTCGAATATGTCCGGTTCTAGCGTAGCGGAGGGCTACAAGCAAGCTTCGCACTCCATACAAAAGATATTCGGTGAGGAATTCATCGAATGTGATGTTTGTCCTCAGCCAGGGGATGCCATCTTGGATTTAGGCTGCGGCACAGGAGAGCTGTCTGCATACCTTGCTGAGCTAGTCGGACCCGAGGGAAAAGTGATTGGCGTCGACCCAAGTGAGCAACGCATTCGGGCTGCAAGGCAATCTCACGGAGAGAGGGAAAATCTGTCTTTTGTTGAAGGAAGTGCATCAAACATCTCGGAGATTTTCCCACAGTCTTTCGACATAATTTTTAGCAACTATGTGCTTCACTGGATCGCTGACAAACAAAAAGCCTTCGAGAACATGTTTGCAAGTCTGAAACCCGGTGGAAAAATCGCCATTGAGTACCTCTCTCATCTACCTCCTTTTTTTTTAGACGCCTTTAAGAAACTGAATCCAGAGAACGTGAGTCGAATAAACAAG
Proteins encoded:
- the LOC137983695 gene encoding 2-phytyl-1,4-naphtoquinone methyltransferase-like codes for the protein MSNMSGSSVAEGYKQASHSIQKIFGEEFIECDVCPQPGDAILDLGCGTGELSAYLAELVGPEGKVIGVDPSEQRIRAARQSHGERENLSFVEGSASNISEIFPQSFDIIFSNYVLHWIADKQKAFENMFASLKPGGKIAIEYLSHLPPFFLDAFKKLNPENVSRINKVYHCESKEKIEQYCTSSGFEISKSNQAPVKLAFENTDSFLKWLWASNDGMFDRSLVTEERLQSYLALYKHTQGNCSLEFVVNPEEEPNCRLIASKKIL